A window of Solanum stenotomum isolate F172 chromosome 3, ASM1918654v1, whole genome shotgun sequence contains these coding sequences:
- the LOC125857750 gene encoding histone deacetylase 5: MDSDSFRSSERRRVGLIYDERMKKHFDPILKDHPESPDRIYEIWNKLQHSGIAQRCTVMGGKEAKDEHISLVHDRKHIDFIKSISSKQQKFWKEMTKKYNSVYFNQGSSEAAYISAGCVIEVAEKVAEGELDSAFAIVRPPGHHAEPNQPMGFCLFNNVAIATQYLLDKRADLGIKKILIVDWDVHHGNGTQKMFWKDPRVLFFSVHRHDFGTYYPCDEAGSHKMTGEGPGKGYNINVPWEHGGCGDADYLAVWDHVLIPVAKEFCPDIVLISAGFDAAIGDPLGGCCVSPHGYAVMLNKLLEFAGGKIVMALEGGYNKVSIANSVQACIEVLLQQKPIIGSSEAYPFESTWRVIRAVREKLSSFWQSFSERLPVKVTSMSSPYIQVVSSDSEDEYNTFSNRVAQDLEKDIENVIQPFSDLKVNDGTGITSQASPNSHTWREELSKIDIWYATFGSNMKLSRFLCYIAGGQVEGMRKPCIGSLDKSKPKEIKWESFPHRLFFAREHTATWGPGGVAFLHPESNSDEKAYLCLYRITLEQFNDVLLQENTSSFDMNCPLFDMTDLQSIEERKCVPAEAVKNGWYHNVLYLGKENGIPILTMTCRLSDVDNFKSGKVGMCKPSKEYANTLIRGLVEGKQLSEEEATTYIQEAASRAL, from the exons ATGGATTCTGATTCTTTTAGGTCGTCGGAACGACGACGAGTTGGACTGATATACgatgaaagaatgaaaaagcaTTTTGATCCAATTTTAAAGGATCATCCGGAGAGTCCAGATCGTATTTATGAAATCTGGAACAAACTTCAACATTCAGGAATCGCTCAGAG ATGCACTGTTATGGGGGGAAAGGAAGCCAAGGATGAACATATATCTTTGGTTCATGACAGAAAACATATAGATTTCATCAAAAGCATTAGCTCAAAGCAACAGAAGTTCTGGAAAGAGATGACTAAGAAGTACAATTCGGTATACTTCAATCAAGGCTCTTCAGAAGCAGCTTACATTTCTGCAGGTTGTGTGATTGAG GTTGCTGAGAAAGTTGCTGAAGGAGAACTAGACTCTGCCTTTGCCATTGTCAGGCCTCCCGGACATCATGCAGAACCAAATCAACCAATGGGATTTTGTTTGTTCAACAATGTTGCTATAGCTACACAATATCTCTTGGATAAAAGA GCAGATTTGGGGATTAAGAAGATTTTAATTGTTGATTGGGATGTCCATCATGGAAATGGCACCCAAAAGATGTTTTGGAAGGACCCTCGAGTTCTCTTCTTTTCTGTGCATAG GCACGATTTTGGAACATATTATCCTTGTGATGAAGCTGGGTCACATAAAATGACTGGTGAAGGACCGGGAAaaggatacaatataaatgTTCCTTGGGAGCATGGCGGTTGTGGTGATGCAGACTATCTTGCTGTGTGGGATCATGTCTTGATTCCTGTTGCCAAAGAATTTTGTCCTGACATTGTCCTGATCTCAGCAGGATTTGATGCAG CTATTGGTGATCCTCTTGGTGGGTGTTGTGTTAGTCCACATGGATATGCTGTAATGTTGAACAAG TTGCTAGAGTTTGCCGGAGGCAAGATTGTAATGGCACTCGAAGGTGGATATAATAAGGTCTCTATAGCAAATTCTGTGCAAGCTTGTATTGAAGTGTTATTACAGCAAAAACCAATTATTGGATCTTCTGAGGCTTATCCATTTGAATCCACATGGCGAGTGATACGGGCT GTACGagaaaagttgagttcattttggCAATCATTTTCGGAGAGATTACCGGTGAAAGTAACTAGCATGAGCTCTCCTTACATTCAG GTCGTTAGCTCTGATTCTGAAGATGAGTACAACACCTTTTCTAACAGGGTAGCACAAGATTTGGAGAAGGATATTGAGAATGTAATACAACCATTTTCAGACCTGAAAGTTAATGATGGCACAGGCATAACAA GTCAAGCTAGCCCTAATTCTCATACTTGGAGGGAAGAGCTTTCAAAGATTGATATATGGTATGCCACATTTGGATCAAATATGAAGTTATCAAGGTTCCTTTGCTATATTGCAGGAGGACAG GTGGAAGGCATGCGAAAGCCATGTATTGGTTCGTTGGATAAAAGCAAGCCAAAGGAGATCAAATGGGAATCTTTTCCCCATCGCCTATTCTTTGCTCGTGAGCATACAGCTACATGGGGTCCGGGTGGGGTTGCTTTTCTTCACCCTGAAAGCAACAGTGATGAAAAAGCTTACTTGTGCCTATATAGGATAAC gCTTGAGCAATTTAATGATGTTTTACTTCAAGAGAATACTTCGAGCTTTGACATGAATTGCCCTTTGTTTGACATGACTGACTTACAATCtattgaagaaagaaaatgtgTTCCAGCTGAGGCTGTCAAG AATGGCTGGTACCATAATGTGCTATACCTGGGAAAGGAGAATGGTATTCCTATTTTGACAATGAC ATGCCGGCTGTCAGATGTTGATAACTTCAAATCAGGTAAAGTAGGTATGTGCAAACCATCTAAAGAATATGCCAATACTCTGATTAGAGGTTTGGTGGAAGGGAAGCAGCTATCAGAAGAGGAAGCCACCACTTACATACAAGAAGCAGCTAGCAGAGCATTGTGA
- the LOC125857753 gene encoding DNAJ protein JJJ1 homolog: MASSSEKRCLYEVLGVSRDCTADEIRSAYRKLALQRHPDKLVRSGVPESEATASFQELVNAYEVLSDARERAWYDSHRSQILFSNSGPGNSSNSGSVPDLFSFFSNSVYSGYSDKGKGFYKVYGDLFEKIYQHDLNFARKLGTDLPKEAPLMGNLESPYAQVTAFYSYWLGFVTVMDYCWADQYDVMAGPNRKSRRVMEDENKKLRKKARREYNETVRGLAEFVKKRDKRVIDMQMKRNEEMEKKKEEERKRRKELEREKAERARNYVEPEWTKAEELEDDGIEEESDEDEKKKADENELYCVVCSKKFKSEKQWKNHEQSKKHKEKVSALREAFDEEDDEYDGVVEDDESEEKNVADADRTTDLSADDGVDELAEHLKGSTRIQEDELEDDEVQSSDEDESTNYQTGSNLKGVTDELGLDDDEASVLEAMISGRKSRKNAVPGRSRQTSAKNETSNDEMDFMEYNNLRSNRRNRGGRKQRNRRPQEEEEESGGGGDVGSHVTEVDTGVEVNSAKNDSSACQGLSSQSSAETANDHKGDDVSGNSEKVPSQDTNKKTTTKKDKNNKSKDTTKDATKGRKQKGKSKSSSNLCDTCGEEFDSRNQLHKHLGSTGHAKLKSR; encoded by the exons ATGGCGTCGTCGTCGGAGAAAAGGTGCCTATACGAGGTCCTCGGCGTGAGCCGTGACTGCACGGCCGATGAGATCAGGTCCGCTTACAGAAAGCTAGCGCTGCAACGCCACCCTGACAAGCTGGTTCGATCTGGCGTGCCGGAATCCGAAGCAACAGCTTCTTTTCAGGAGCTTGTGAATGCTTACGAGGTTCTATCGGACGCACGGGAGCGCGCTTGGTACGATTCGCACCGTTCTCAGATACTTTTCTCCAATTCCGGTCCAGGGAATTCGTCTAACTCTGGTTCTGTCCCCGACCTGTTCTCCTTCTTTTCAAATTCAGTGTATTCTGGATATTCAGATAAAGGGAAGGGATTTTACAAGGTGTATGGTGATCTCTTCGAGAAAATCTACCAACACGATTTAAATTTCGCGAGGAAGTTAGGTACAGATTTGCCAAAAGAAGCTCCTCTCATGGGAAATTTGGAGAGTCCTTATGCTCAGGTGACTGCATTCTATAGCTATTGGCTAGGATTCGTTACTGTGATGGACTATTGTTGGGCAGATCAGTATGACGTGATGGCAGGACCTAATAGAAAGTCCAGGCGGGTGATGGAGGATGAGAACAAGAAGCTGAGGAAAAAGGCGCGAAGGGAATACAATGAGACTGTTAGAGGATTAGCAGAGTTTGTGAAAAAGAGAGATAAGAGAGTGATTGACATGCAGATGAAGAGGAACGAggaaatggagaagaaaaaggaagaggAACGCAAGAGAAGGAAGGAGCTGGAGAGAGAGAAGGCTGAGAGAGCAAGAAATTACGTAGAGCCTGAGTGGACGAAAGCAGAGGAGTTAGAAGATGATGGAATTGAGGAGGAATCGGACGAGGACGAGAAAAAGAAGGCAGATGAGAATGAATTGTACTGTGTGGTGTGTTCGAAGAAGTTCAAGAGCGAGAAACAGTGGAAAAATCACGAGCAGTCCAAAAAGCATAAGGAGAAGGTGTCAGCTTTGAGAGAAGCTTTTGACGAGGAAGATGATGAATATGATGGGGTGGTGGAGGATGATGAAAGTGAGGAGAAAAATGTAGCTGATGCTGATAGAACAACTGATTTATCTGCTGATGATGGTGTGGATGAGTTAGCAGAGCATTTAAAAGGTAGTACACGAATTCAAGAAGATGAGCTCGAGGATGATGAGGTTCAGAGCAGCGATGAAGATGAGAGCACTAATTATCAAACTGGCAGTAATTTAAAGGGAGTGACTGATGAACTTGGATTAGATGATGATGAAGCTAGTGTACTTGAAGCTATGATATCTGGCCGCAAAAGTAGGAAGAATGCAGTTCCAGGCCGTAGTCGTCAAACTTCAGCAAAAAATGAAACCAGTAATGATGAAATGGACTTCATGGAATATAATAATCTTAGAAGTAATAGGAGAAATAGGGGTGGCAGGAAACAAAGAAACAGGAGAccacaagaagaagaagaagaatcaggAGGAGGAGGAGATGTAGGATCTCATGTGACTGAAGTTGATACTGGAGTCGAGGTAAATAGTGCAAAAAATGATAGCTCAGCTTGCCAGGGGCTGTCATCCCAGTCTTCAGCAGAAACTGCAAATGATCACAAAGGAGATGATGTTTCAGGAAACAGTGAAAAAGTTCCAAGTCAAGATACAAACAAGAAAACTACCacaaagaaagacaaaaacaacaaatcaaaagaTACAACCAAAGATGCAACCAAAGGAAGGAAACAAAAG GGAAAATCGAAATCTTCTAGCAACTTGTGTGATACATGTGGGGAGGAATTCGATTCAAG GAATCAATTACACAAGCATCTAGGATCAACAGGGCATGCTAAACTAAAATCGCGGTGA